CTGCAATCGCATGCGTTGCATATTCAAGTAAAAAGCGATCGTTGATTGAATCTGAATAAGCCCAAGACTCAGACACGCTACGACCTTCCAACCAACCATCTAGACGTGCAAGTTTGCCTTTTTGGTAACATGCCAAACCAGCAACTTTACCCGTATATTTTCCATCAGCAACTTCAGCATTGGTTGCCAAAATTTCTGTAATTCCAAATTCACGGAAAATCGGCGCAGTAATAAAATCACTTGTTGCCGTAATACCCACAATCGTATGTCCTAAGTCCTGATGTTTTTTGATTGCATCAAAACCTTTAGGACGCATTTGTGGGCGAATCACTTTTTGCATAAACAACTGGTGAAGTTCAGTTAAGTAATTATTGTCGTGCTTTGTTAAAAATCCAAAGACAAATTCGTTATAAGCATATGGGTCAAGTTGCCCTGCTTTGTAATCTTCATAAAATTTATCATTCATCTGACGATGATGAACCGGATCAACCAAACCTTCATTGACTAAAAATTCACCCCACGAGTGGTCTGAATCGGTATTTAACAAGGTATGGTCTAAATCAAACAACGCCAGTTTCATGAAAATTCTCGTTTAAACTGAAATTTAAGAAAAAAAATGTAAATCTATCTCCGCTAGTCGATAGAAATTCGTTAAGATCGTAGCAATTTAAACATTTTACTTTGATCTTTTCGAGCTGGACATAAAAAAGTGTTTGTCCCCGCGATTAAAGTCAACGATATAGACAATATTTAGGTAGCCAAATGATCGATTCAGAAGGTTTCCGACCGAATGTCGGGATCATTTTGGCAAACGATGATGGACAGGTTTTATGGGCAAAGCGCATTGGTCACAATGCTTGGCAATTTCCACAAGGAGGCATTCAGTTTGGAGAAACTCCTGAACAGGCACTTTTTCGAGAACTGAGAGAAGAAATCGGCTTATTGCCCGAACATGTCCAGATCATTGCGCAAACCAAAGGATGGCTGCGTTATCGTTTGCCACATCGGTACATTCGGTCAGACTCTGACCCCGTATGTATCGGACAGAAACAAAAATGGTTTTTACTGAAATTAACTGCGCATGCAAAAAATATTCAGTTAAACCTCTCCGACCCGCCCGAATTCGATGAATGGCAGTGGGTTAGCTATTGGTATCCCCTTGGACAAGTGGTGAACTTCAAGCGTGATGTTTATCGCAAAGCCATGGTGGAGTTGTGTACACAGTTGCCGATGCAACAATTACCCTAAAAATCATTTATCTAGCAAATGATTTTTATTAAAAGTGCTGTTATAAATACATTCATAGTCTAAAAAAATACTGGAGTATACATCCATGTCAAACATGCAACTCGACACTTTACGGCGCATTGTCCAAGAGGTTAATGCGTCCGTCAGTTTGCATGAATCATTAGACACCATGGTCAATCAGGTTGCTGAAGCCATGAAAGTGGATGTTTGCTCTATTTATTTACTCGATGAACGCAATCAGCGCTATGTATTGATGGCCTCTAAAGGCTTAAACCCAGAATCTGTAGGTCATGTTTCGCTGCAACTCGGTGAAGGCTTAGTCGGTCTGGTCGGGCAGCGTGAAGAAATTGTTAACCTTGACAATGCACCAAAACATGAGCGTTTCATGTATTTACCTGAAACAGGTGAAGAAATTTACAACTCATTCCTTGGCGTACCTGTCATGTATCGTCGTAAGGTTATGGGTGTTTTGGTTGTACAAAACAAACTTCCTCAAGATTTTAGTGAAGCTGCGGAGTCATTTTTAGTTACTCTGTGTGCTCAGCTTTCTGGTGTTATTGCCCACGCTCACGCAGTTGGAAATATTGACGTATTTCGTAAACCAAGCAATGGCCCTGCCTATAAAACCTTTCAAGGTGCTTCAGGTGCGGGCGGTGTTGCTTTAGGTCGCGCTATTATTTTATATCCACCTGCCGATTTAGCTTCAGTACCTGACCGCGAAGCGGAAGATATTAGTCATGAACTTCGACTTCTAGATCAAGCCATTTCATCAGTTCGTTTAGAGATTCGTTCTTTAGATGAAAAAATGCATGATTCTTTAATGGCTGAAGAACGCGCTTTATTTAGTGTTTTCTTAAGAATGCTAGATGAAAATGCATTGCCAGCCGAAATTAAGGAACTTATTCGTGACGGGCATTGGGCACAAGGTGCAGTACGCCGCGTAATAGAAAAGCACTCGGCCCTATTTGCGCAAATGGAAGATGACTATCTTCGTGAGCGAGTTTCTGATCTTAAAGATTTAGGCCGACGTATTTTAGCCTTTTTGCAAGAAGAAGACTCTAGCCACCGTGAGCTGAGCCCAGACAGTATTTTAATTGGTGAAGAAATCAGTACTGCGGCACTCGTAGAGCTGCCGGTAGACAATATTGCAGCAATTGTAACTTCAGAAGGTGCAGCCAACTCACATATGGTGATTGTGGCCCGTGCATTAGGTATTCCAACCGTAGTTGGTGTAACCGAACTGCCTGTTAATACACTTGATGATGCAGAAATGATTGTGGATGCTTATCAAGGCCGCGTTTTTGTCAATCCTCCACGTCGTTTACGCCAACGTTATAAAGAAATTCAAAAAGAAGATGAACAAATCGCAAAAGATCTCAAACAATACGAGACCAAAGAAGCAATTACGCCAGATGGGGTGTCTGTTCAGCTTTATGTGAACACGGGCCTCATGATTGATGTCGTCCGCGGAGTACAACGTGGCGCGCAAGGTGTTGGTCTATATCGAAGTGAAATTCCATTCATGTTACGGGAACGTTTCCCTGGTGAAGAAGAACAACGTGCAATCTATCGTCAACAGTTAAGCCACTTCGCCAATAAACCTGTGGTAATGCGGACTCTGGATATTGGTGCCGATAAAGACTTGCCTTACTTCAGTATTGAAGAAGAAAACTCGGCATTAGGATGGCGTGGTATTCGTTTCACACTCGATCATCCAGAGATTTTTTCATCTCAAATTCGCGCCATGCTTAAAGCCAGTATTGGTTTAAATAATTTGCATATTTTATTGCCAATGGTGACTACAGTAAGTGAAGTCGAAGAAGTACTTTATTTACTTGAGCGTGACTGGATTGCGGTGCAAGAAGAAGAGCAAGTTAAAATTACCAAGCCTAAAATTGGAATTATGGTTGAGGTGCCAAGCGTATTGCTACAAATTGATGAGTTTGCTGAACTCGTCGATTTCTTCTCTGTAGGTTCAAACGACTTAACCCAATATTTACTTGCGGTTGATCGTAATAATCCACATGTGGCAAACGTTTACTCGCATTTCCACCCTTCTATTTTACGTGCTTTAACTCGCCTGGTTAAAGAATGCCATGATCACAAAAAACCAATCAGTATTTGTGGTGAAATGGCCGGTGATCCATTATCGGCAATTTTACTCATGGCGATGGGCTTTAATACGCTTTCGATGAGTTCGAGTAACATTTTGCGAGTACGAAAAGCAATTTGTCATGTACCTATGACAGACGCACAAAAATTACTTGATGATGTTATGAAAATGAATAATCCGCTCATTGTGAAAAGCTGGCTTGAGTATTATTTTAAAACTCACGGCCTAGCCGACATGGTCAAATCAAATCGAATCGTAAATGTTTAATATTTAAAAAAAGGAGAGCAATGCTCTCCTTTTTCTTTCAAATACCTTAATAAAACTAAATATAAATTTCTTTTCACTCTTACATATACCTTACTTTTTTAAACCAAACCTTAATCGGTTTTTTAAATTAATACTGATAATTTAATCCATTTGAAAAATAAAACTTCTACTTCTACTATAGTTAAAGAGCGTTATTAAAAGATCTTAAGTTGTTCCAGCAATTGAAGAGGTAATTCTATGCATCGTTATTTACAAGTTTCATCTTATTTTTCCTCTTGTTTTTTAACCTTCATACAGTAAATTGGAGGAATAACAATTAAAGGAATCTGATGCATTATTAAATAAAAAATAATGAGGCGACATCTGAGTGAAAAGAATTTTTAAACGGTTTCTCTCATCATTTGCTCACCCATTTCTTTATTTGATAAACATGAGTTTTTAAACCAGAAGTCCAGGAAAATGAGCCCTACTACTTTATCAAGAGCTCAATAATTATTACCCAGAGAGAATATAACCATGTCAGACGAATCAAAATGCCCTTTTTCAGGTCATACAAAACCGCAAGTAACGATCGGTGGTGGTACGCCTAGTTTACATTGGTGGCCAAAACAACTACGCGTTGACTTGCTGAATCAACATTCAGAACGTTCTAATCCACTCGGTAAAGATTTTAATTATCGTCAAGAATTTCAAAAACTCGACTACTACACACTCAAAGCTGATATCAAAAATGTATTAACCGATTCTCAAGATTGGTGGCCAGCCGATTGGGGAAATTATACAGGCTTATTTATTCGTTTAGCATGGCATGCTGCCGGCACATATCGTATGGGCGATGGTCGTGGTGGTGCTGGTCGCGGTCAGCAACGTTTTGCACCATTAAATAGTTGGCCTGACAATGCGAGCTTAGATAAAGCACGCCGCCTGCTGTGGCCCGTTAAACAAAAATATGGTCAAAAAATATCGTGGGCAGATTTATTTATTCTTGCCGGTAATATTGCGCTTGAGTCTTCTGGCTTCCGTACCTTTGGTTTTGGTGCAGGTCGTGAAGATGTGTGGGAACCAGACAACGATGTAAACTGGGGCGATGAAAAAGAATGGTTAGCTCACCGAAACTCTGAAGCATTGGAAGGCAGCAATCTCGCTGCAACCGAAATGGGTCTAATTTATGTAAATCCTGAAGGCCCACAAGCCAGTGGTGATCCAAAATCGGCTGCACCGTTTATTCGTGCGACTTTTGGCAACATGGCAATGGATGACGAAGAAATTGTTGCATTGATTGCAGGTGGTCATACTTTAGGTAAAACCCACGGTGCTGCCTCTGCTGACCATGTTCAGGCTGATCCTGAAGGCGGGCCAATTGAACAGATGGGCTTGGGTTGGTCAAATAGCTTTGGTACAGGTGTTGGTAAAGACGCAATCACTTCTGGCTTAGAAGTCATTTGGTCACAAACGCCAACACAATGGAGCAATTACTTCTTTGAAAACTTATTCAAATACGAGTGGGTACAAGAACGTTCACCTGCTGGTGCAATTCAATGGGTAGCAGCCGATGCCGAGGCGATCATCCCAGATCCATTCGATCCATCAATTAAACGTAAACCAACAATGCTTACTACAGATTTGACCTTACGTTTTGATCCTGAGTTTGAAAAAATCTCTCGTCGCTTCCATAACGACCCACAAGCCTTTGCCAATGCTTTTGCCCGTGCATGGTTCAAATTAACTCACCGCGATATGGGTCCAAAAGCACGTTATTTAGGTCCTGAAGTTCCAGCTGAAGATTTAATTTGGCAAGATCCATTACCTGTTGCTAGTGTTGTACCATCAGCTACCAGCATTGCTGATGCAAAAGCAAAAATTGTTGCGCTAGGGCTATCGGCTGGCGAGTTGGTTTCTCTGGGTTGGGCTTCAGCGTCAACTTTCCGTGGTGGAGACAAGCGTGGTGGAGCAAACGGCGCACGTATTGCTTTATCTCCACAACGTGATTGGGAGGTAAACCAAAAAGCAGTTACGACTTTAAGTAAAATTGAAGAAATTAAAGCCTCAACTCAACTGTCATTAGCTGATCTAATTGTGCTAGCAGGTAACATTGGTGTAGAGCAAGCTGCTCAAGCGGCAGGTTTCAACATTAGCGTTCCATTTGCCTCTGGTCGTGTTGATGCATTACAAAGTCAAACTGATGTCGAATCGTTCCAATTGCTCCTCGGCCTTGCTGATGGTTTTAGAAACTGGAAAAAAGACGGAGTCAGCGCAGCAACTGAAGCATTATTAATTGATAAAGCACAACAACTGACTTTGACTGCACCTGAGTTAACCGCATTGATTGGTGGTCTACGCGTACTGGGAACTAACTGGGATGGTTCGCAACACGGCGTATTCTCTCAGCAGGTTGGTGTCCTCAGCACAGACTTCTTTACGAACTTACTCGACATGTCTACTGTATGGGCACCTGTTGATTCAACAAGCGAAGTATTTGAAGGCAAAGACCGCAAAACAGGCACCGTAAAATTTACTGCAACACGCAATGATTTAGTGTTCGGTTCAAACTCAATATTGCGTGCACTAGTAGAGGTTTATGCTCAAGCAGATGGTAAAGAAAAATTTGTTCAAGACTTTGTAGCGGCATGGACTAAAGTCATGAACCTAGATCGTTTTGACTTAGCTTAATTTAAGTCAAAATCATAAAAGCCAGTTCAAATTGAACTGGCTTTTTTTCTTAAATATAAAGTGATGTACTTTTACACAGTCAATTTATGTCCTTCTCGAATGCAATAAAAAGGATTCGCAAGTTTCGATGAAGCTTTAATCGCCTGTCCCAATGCATGTTCAGGATCTTCTCGGTCTTCGTCGGTCAACTGGAAAGTTCGATAATGAATCGCAAGAGAACGATGAGCTTGTAAATCTAAATGCGCATGCACAGCATCTTGAGGGTTCATATGAACATAACTCATTAACTTGCGAGGTTCATAAGCTCCGATTGGAAGCAATGCAACACGTGGTGCGCCATAACGCGTATGGATTTGCTTAAAATGCCCCGCATAACCCGTATCACCAGCAAAAAAACAATGGCCTGTTTTAGCTACAACCGAAAAGCCGCCCCAGAGCGCTTTATTCTGGTCGCGTAGACCGCGACCGGAGCCATGCTGTGCAGGTGTATAGATTATTCTTAATTCGTGATATGGAATTTCTTGCCACCAATCCATCTCGATCACATGAAACTCTTTGGGTAAATAAAAGCCATTCCCGAGTCCAGTGTAAATCGGCATTGCAAATTTCTTATGCAGCCACTCAAGCGTAGCCAAATCCATGTGATCATAATGATTATGGCTGAGTAGAACACCATGAATCGTCGGCAATTGTTCTAATGCAAAACCTGCTGGACACACACGGCGAGGTCCACGACCCTGTGAAGGGCTTGCATAATCACACCATACAGGATCGGTAATAAAGTTATAAGGCCCGATCTGAATCAATACCGTTGCATGCCCAACAAACCAAACTTGCCAATCATCTAAATCCGCCTGAGGACGATTTTGGGGCAATGCCACAGCTGTATTTACACGGGTATCGTATTCATTTTGAATATCAACGTTCCATGTAAAAGACTCACGCGTAACTAACCAACGTAATAGCTCTTTTGAGCCTCTAGCCGGCGATTTAGGCTGTTGGTTATAAAAACGTGTATCAGATTCACGCCCTGACTCGGGATGATAAAAAGGAGGTTTTATCCATGTATGCGTCCAACAGGACTGAGTCGGCAATTGATATGTTAATGTCGGCTTGTCTTTCATGGGCTTTTCTATGTTTTAGCATCGGCAGAATGGATGTGTTCAGGTTTCTATCTTAACAATTAAAACAAATTAAGCTATGGCACTTACACTTATTTATCATATAAATATCCCTTTTATTGTAGTCGTAGCCAACATAAGTTGAATTAGATTGCCATAAAAAATACATAGATGTGTTGGGTTTATGCGTCGATAATTACCATTCTTATTAAGAGCACTTGCATAACATAACAATCATTAGTCACGTGAAATGGCCAGAGAGTTACTCAATGTTGCCTTGGGAGGTCTTACTTTTCTAACTAAAAATATTTTGACAGCTTACTAGAACAAAATTTTTAGTAACACTTACAGCTGATTCATTCTGACAGAATTTATATTTTATAATATTAATGTACTCTTCTTCATTTTTGCATAATATGAGAATCTCCAACATTAATATTTAAAACATTTAAATATTTCTTTGATTAAGTAAAAATAATGTATTTAATCTCTAATAATTAATATATTTTATGAATTACTAGAACTTATATTTATATATTAAATGTTTAATGAAAATTAAAATTCCATTTATTTTATAAATACCTAAAGTACCTTCACGCTATATCCCTTTATGCTTTATACTTCACACAAATCATAGTAAGACATTTTTTGGATTAGTCTTATGGAACTACGCCATCTCCGATATTTCATTACCGTTGCTGAAGAATTAAATTTTAGTAAAGCCGCTCTTAAACTTTTTACAGCACAACCCTCCCTTAGCCAACAGATTAAAGATTTAGAAGAAGATGTTGGAGTACGACTTTTAAATCGCACTAAACGTAAAGTTGAGTTAACCGAAGAAGGTGTCGTCTTTTTAGAACATGCTCGTCTCACCCTTGCTCAAGCTGAAAAAGCAGTTGCTCTGGCACGACAGGTTTCTAAGGCTAAGCAGCAACTGTTACGTATTGGTTTTGTCCCCATTGCAGAAATGAAAATTTTCCCTTACGTTCTTCCTAATCTGCGATTACAGCACCCCGATCTCATCATTGAACTATCTAACCTAAACAATACTGAACAACTTAAATCCTTAAAAAAAGGTGAGTTAGACATTACCTTTACTCGAGAAAATACAGATACCGATGAGATCCAAAGCCAATTTGTTTTGACTGAACCTCTGATTTTTTTACTCCCAAAGAATCATCCACTTACTCAGTATGACCGAATTCCTGTCCATGCCTTACAAGGTGTTGACTTTATTATCCCTGCTGCCGAGCAGTCACAAACATTACATAACACTATTTTAGACTTTGCCAAAACTCACAATATTGACCTGAATATTGTCCAAAAAGCAGATAGCATGTTATTTAATATTAACTCTATTGGCTCTGGATTAGGTTGTACAATTTTACCTGCCTACGTTGCACCTTTAGGAATCAAAAATACAGTAGTTCGCCCGCTCGATATCGAGTTACCAACATTGGATTTATTCGTAAATTACCGTAAAAACTCACAGTCTTTAGGCGTCCAAAAATTCATTGACCAACTCACTAAAGTATTTCATCTGGATAAAAACTTAAATCACACTTAATCAAGAAAGCTATATTTTATTTTAAAGCTATGATTAATAAGAACACCTTTGTAAAAGGTATGAGTAAATAATATTTTTTATTTACTTTATACTTTTTATAAACAGTTTAGCCTGTACTTTGTTCTATTTTATCTAATCGGCAAAAGAAAATATCTCTTAAATACAATTTAAAATCTCGGAATAAAAACCATATAAAACTGGATATTATTTTAACCATTTAATAAAAAATAATATATTTTCTAGCTAGTAAAAGGAGATTAGGAAAATGGTTGCAGTATTTCAACATCTTGGACGTAGTGTACTAAACCGCCCTCATTTCTTTATTGCTTTATTCATGGGATTTATTACAGCAACTATTCTGACATGGTTAACCTCATGGAAATGGTCAACTGTTTTATTAGTCAGCTGGAATACTTCCATTAGTATATATTTACTACATGTTTGGCAGCTCATGAAAAGTGCTGATCATTCACAAATGCAGCAGCAAGCCCAAAAACAAGACGAAAGCAAATGGGTCATTATGCTGATTGTTTTATTGGCTCTAACCATGTGCCTAGTTGCTATTTTAATACAGCTCTCACAGCTTCCTTCTGAGCATTCTGCAAAGTTAGGACACGTCGCTTTAGCTTTACTCACCATTGTTTCTGCATGGCTTTTTATGCATACCGTTTTTGCTCTACATTATGCTCATGATTTTTACATGGCTTTATCTAGAAATGAAGAAAACGGTGGTTTAGATTTCCCAGGAACAAAACAGCCCACCTACCCTGATTTTCTATATTTTAGTTATATCATTGGGACTTCTGCTCAAACTGCCGATGTTTCGATAACCACCAAACATATGCGTCTTTTAAACTTATTTCACGCAGTGTTATCTTTTGGGTTTAATACCACCATTTTAGCGATCTGTATTAACGTTGCTGCTGGCTTTATTACTAACTAAAACTTGTATTTAAAAAATAAAAAAAGTCACCCAAATGGGTGACTCTGAACAGCATAGGTTTACAACAATGAACCCATAGTGCTTTGTTTTAAGCCTTCGCGTAGTTTGATAGTTTCAACATAACGCGTAATGGCAGGATGGGATTCAATCGCACCCATTTTCAATTGCCATAACAGCATTGCTCCGACACTTACATCTGCAGCAGTAAATTGTTCGCCACACACATACGGATTTGCTTCACTAAGCCCTAGTACTAAAGCTTTGTAAGCATCGTTGTAATCACCATAACCCACAAACATTTTTTGCTCAGGCGACACATCTATTCCGAGAGCTTTATCAACACCAGCAGCTTCCCATGGACCTGCCATCACAAATAACCAGCGATAGTACAAACCACGTTTAGGATCATCTAGTGCAGGAGCTAATCCCTTATCGAAAAATTTATCAGCCAGATAAGCACAGATTGCACCTAACTCATAAATCACGACATCACCATCTACCAATACTGGCACTTTCCCAAAAGGGTTAATTTTTAGATATTCTGGTGTTTTCATTTCAGTCTTGTATTCGACTTCAATACGTTCACACTCAACACCTAATTCGACTAAAAGCCAGTCGATCACAACACCACGTGATTCTTTGTTAGTATAAAGTTTAAGGCTCATTTTTATGGCTCCTTGTTTATCTTGGAACCTAGTCTACAAAACCTCTTTGTCAGTTTTTGTCAGTAGTCTGCGATTCTTGTGCCCACCACTGTTGAAATAGTTGTTGCTTAAATGATGGATATAATTCTTGGCTTAAACTCAGCTGTTGAATACGGTCGATTCTAAAATGTCTAAAATCCTGCCTGAGTTCACACCATGCAGCCAACACAATTTTGTCGTTAAAATATCCCAAGGCAAAAGGCCACAAGGTTCGGACACTACTTCGTTGCTGTTCATCATGATAATGCATCGAAATTTTGACTTGCTGGCGAATAGCTAAACGTACTTGTTCGACTTGATTTTCATCGACAGGCAGCCATGTATTAAATGCTCTTAAAGTCGTTTGCTGCAACAAATATTGCCGATGTTCAGGCAAAACAGAATTCAATTTAGCCAATATTGATGTAGATGCTGATTGTAACGCTTGATCTGGCACACTCTTCAACCAATACAACGCCAAAAAAATAGCTTCGACTTCATTTTCATTGAGTGTCATTGGTGGCAGTACAATATCTTCTTTCAGCTGAAAACCTATACCTGCCGATGCCTCAATGGCTACCCCTTGTTCACGTAAACTATCGATATCCCGATAGATACTTCGGACACTAATTCCAAGACGCTCAGCGAGAACTTGTGCGGTGATTGGGTAACGCGCTTCGCGAAGTTGTTGTAAAAGATTTAATAGACGAATAGAACGACTCATTTTTCTCTTCTTATTGTTTTTAAATTTGAATAAGGGGGAATTATATCCCCCTTGTACTGCTTTAAATTAAACTAGATCTACAGCAGGTAACTGAGCATAACCCTTTAAGAAATGATGAAGCTCTTGAACATCTTTGGCAATGGTTAAAGGCTGGAACTGTTGTAGCACTTCAACCGAATGCACGCCATAGCCAACACCAATACGCGGCATGTTTAACCGCTGAGCCATCTCAAGATCATAGCTACTATCACCAATCATTACCGCACGTTCAACACTCACACCAGTGACTGTTAATATCTCTTGCAACATGAGTGGATCTGGTTTCGATCGAGTTTCATTGGCCGCTCGAGTCACATCAAAAAGATGAGTACTCTGTGTTTTTGCGATTACACGATCTAGCCCACGACGGTTTTTACCCGTCGCGACTGCAAGTTTTAAACCTTGCGCTTTTAAATCATGTAAAAGCTCAGCAACACCATCGAACCATGCATCATTTGTAGAGTTAGCAATATAGTGATCACCATATGCTTTTAAAATTGAGTCATGTAACTCAGGTGCTTCTGGAAATAGGGTTTGCATAACTTCAGGCAAGCCTAAACCAATAATACTTTTTGCTGCTTCATCGGTTAAAGGCAATTCATGTTGTTCTGCAGCATGTTGCAAGCTAGCAACAATCTGTCCAACAGAGTTATATAAAGTCCCATCCCAGTCGAAAATAACTAATTCGGTTTTTAGACTCATTTTGCCACTCTCAAAGCCTTTAATAACTGGGTCATGTCTTCTGGCAACGGTGCTTCAATCGGTGGATAACCCGGAATATCTAAACGCATCGCATGTAAACATAGACGGCGTGCTTCAGGGCCAGTGTACGCAGTCGTATGTCCATATTTATCGTCACCAATCAGCGGGTGTCCAATGCTTAAACCGTGCACACGAATCTGATGAGTACGACCTGACAAAGGTGATGCATGGATCAATGTTGCATTTTTAAAGCGCTCTGCTACAACCCATTCAGTTTTACTTGGTTTGCCATCTTTAGTCACACGCACACGACGTTCGCCATTTGCCAACTCATATCGCAATAAAGGTGCATCAATCAGCTGTTTATCTAAGCTCACTTGACCTTTAACAATCGCAGCATAAGTTTTACGAATTTTGTGCTCACGCAACATATCTTGTAGTTGTTTTAATGTGCTACGTTTTTTACTAATCATGACCAGACCTGAAGTATCACGGTCAATACGATGAATAAGTTCTAAATATTTTTTGCCCGTCGCTGCACGTAATGCCTCAATCAGACCATATGCCATACCACTACCACCATGGACAGCAATGCCTGAAGGCTTGTTAACAACTAATAGACCTTCATCCTCATACACCACACGGCTTAATAAGCCTTGTGCCACACTGTCACTGACAGGAGCGGCTGTTTCATCTTTTTGTTCGTAACGAATTGGAGCAACACGAATCTGGTCGCCAATCTCAAGTTTAGTCTCAGCTTTTACACGTTTTTTATTTACTCGAACCTGACTTTCACGAATCAAACGATAAATACGACTTTTAGGTACACCTTTTAAACGCGAGAACAGGAAATTATCAATTCGCTGCCCTGCTTGATGTTCATCCACCTCAAACCAAGTGACACTTTGCCATTGCTGTGTAGAATTCATACTAATATTTAAACCTGAAATTTTGCTAAATTTGATTAATAAATGACCGTTTAGCTTAGTTTTTTCACAAGAAATCTAAGCTTAGCCCATAGGCAGATGCTGCAAGGTTTGATATAGTCAGCGCACGGATACCGCCGTAAGTGAACATCTAATAGGGAATTTCCCTGATTGAAACCTCAATCAAAATGATGCTTTCACCATCAGCTCGGATAGGTCCTAAAGAATTATGCCGACGCCGAAGGCTTATTATATCGGCAAAATGACAAACTGTTGCGTTTAATTCAGTTTGTTCAAAAAAATATGTTACCAACTCTAGTTGGTTATGGAACGTAAACTGATACACATCAGACAAATCGCTCCTTAAAGTTGCCTTCAGGCTAAAGCGTTGATGCATTGGAACTGCCGAAAGCACCGATACGATGAACATTCCGTATCAAACTTCCAAAAAGAAGTCACTTCGCGCTCAATGACAGTGAAAGT
This region of Acinetobacter sp. XS-4 genomic DNA includes:
- the hcaR gene encoding DNA-binding transcriptional regulator HcaR; this encodes MELRHLRYFITVAEELNFSKAALKLFTAQPSLSQQIKDLEEDVGVRLLNRTKRKVELTEEGVVFLEHARLTLAQAEKAVALARQVSKAKQQLLRIGFVPIAEMKIFPYVLPNLRLQHPDLIIELSNLNNTEQLKSLKKGELDITFTRENTDTDEIQSQFVLTEPLIFLLPKNHPLTQYDRIPVHALQGVDFIIPAAEQSQTLHNTILDFAKTHNIDLNIVQKADSMLFNINSIGSGLGCTILPAYVAPLGIKNTVVRPLDIELPTLDLFVNYRKNSQSLGVQKFIDQLTKVFHLDKNLNHT
- a CDS encoding YafY family protein — protein: MSRSIRLLNLLQQLREARYPITAQVLAERLGISVRSIYRDIDSLREQGVAIEASAGIGFQLKEDIVLPPMTLNENEVEAIFLALYWLKSVPDQALQSASTSILAKLNSVLPEHRQYLLQQTTLRAFNTWLPVDENQVEQVRLAIRQQVKISMHYHDEQQRSSVRTLWPFALGYFNDKIVLAAWCELRQDFRHFRIDRIQQLSLSQELYPSFKQQLFQQWWAQESQTTDKN
- a CDS encoding glutathione S-transferase family protein: MSLKLYTNKESRGVVIDWLLVELGVECERIEVEYKTEMKTPEYLKINPFGKVPVLVDGDVVIYELGAICAYLADKFFDKGLAPALDDPKRGLYYRWLFVMAGPWEAAGVDKALGIDVSPEQKMFVGYGDYNDAYKALVLGLSEANPYVCGEQFTAADVSVGAMLLWQLKMGAIESHPAITRYVETIKLREGLKQSTMGSLL
- a CDS encoding RluA family pseudouridine synthase — protein: MNSTQQWQSVTWFEVDEHQAGQRIDNFLFSRLKGVPKSRIYRLIRESQVRVNKKRVKAETKLEIGDQIRVAPIRYEQKDETAAPVSDSVAQGLLSRVVYEDEGLLVVNKPSGIAVHGGSGMAYGLIEALRAATGKKYLELIHRIDRDTSGLVMISKKRSTLKQLQDMLREHKIRKTYAAIVKGQVSLDKQLIDAPLLRYELANGERRVRVTKDGKPSKTEWVVAERFKNATLIHASPLSGRTHQIRVHGLSIGHPLIGDDKYGHTTAYTGPEARRLCLHAMRLDIPGYPPIEAPLPEDMTQLLKALRVAK
- a CDS encoding HAD-IA family hydrolase translates to MSLKTELVIFDWDGTLYNSVGQIVASLQHAAEQHELPLTDEAAKSIIGLGLPEVMQTLFPEAPELHDSILKAYGDHYIANSTNDAWFDGVAELLHDLKAQGLKLAVATGKNRRGLDRVIAKTQSTHLFDVTRAANETRSKPDPLMLQEILTVTGVSVERAVMIGDSSYDLEMAQRLNMPRIGVGYGVHSVEVLQQFQPLTIAKDVQELHHFLKGYAQLPAVDLV
- a CDS encoding DUF1345 domain-containing protein, encoding MVAVFQHLGRSVLNRPHFFIALFMGFITATILTWLTSWKWSTVLLVSWNTSISIYLLHVWQLMKSADHSQMQQQAQKQDESKWVIMLIVLLALTMCLVAILIQLSQLPSEHSAKLGHVALALLTIVSAWLFMHTVFALHYAHDFYMALSRNEENGGLDFPGTKQPTYPDFLYFSYIIGTSAQTADVSITTKHMRLLNLFHAVLSFGFNTTILAICINVAAGFITN